A genome region from Cutaneotrichosporon cavernicola HIS019 DNA, chromosome: 5 includes the following:
- a CDS encoding uncharacterized protein (TOG) has translation MEGDPPPEEDFSQIPLIERGAHKNWKARLSAYNDVIAASAKTASDSDPFFRPYLSDPALLKKWCLDANAIAQEKGVEATLAIVTDSGETSAKLRPEIVPALVEKVLGSMRAGTKRKGADLCAMFVEVENGGEGVVTDVMAGLNAKAPKAVAGAVSTLKELVESFGVQALGNVKPLLKALPKIFGHSDKNVRAEGTSLTLALYTFLGPALKPALADLKPVQVSDLEKAFEGLDGEGKGAGTGKPSRYTRKMQREREMAEAAGDDPEDEAPEEAAIDPMSLLDPVVVLDLFPDDVMERLASTKWKDRLEACEECNKVLAEPRNARISDANVDAYSPLVQLLGTKCHKDANVNVVMEAAKLLEGLARGLKKSFGRYKGVTVTGLLERLKERKAAVVEALGKALDAIFLTTTLPDVTEEILTALKSKNPQVKQGTLDFLHRSLKVTTEPPAKDHIKPMAEQLVALLSDSAEPVRAAAAECLGTMMKILGERAFNPYIENVPEIQLAKVKDAFGRAEIKYRPGGVKKPVVKPVVKAAPKAAPVKKVTPPPVSPPRPAAKTNGGDEELLQDFAAPPPKRKPPARLLARMKAAAPASEESPPSSPGKPPASPPPKAAPVRKVAPPAAKPSPKAAPPPAAVGSSKPAAKGAAKALASSPSEPIKYRYTPEDAAARAADLVPANFHTALADGAWKIRLEGADEMVAWVNDGGAELVDSEIMMRFLGKMPGWGEKNFQVFEVIRLFAEKSPSFGKPASALVIPALTEKLGDLKLKKPAGDALGVIAEKTSLAFVLAQSYEPLGKQKAPKAQADALTWIKQQVIDFGIGGIPMRELISFIKTALGHANALVRSSATQLLVQVKIGVGADISGFLEDLNPTLLGTINKEFDKVASQAAPEPTREQADLREAAVGPGKGGKGGADPLDDLIPRVDLDKLVNQTTVLADSKSDAWKVRKEAFEALAALLDVKSNQRLKPSMGEIGTALKRAMTDTNLSVKMLALGITSKIATGIGAPFDKYCRLLVQSVAMVCADQKAMTRTVAVATLSAMADAIGSLDPMYAGLAASLESTNPALRAAVLGWIAERLTAEAPGRGADLACLAAPVISCLEDRNGEVRKAAGIVLPFVVANAGFDFVMDQTSGLKPASRSTILPLIQNARSAGNSAKAAPEPPAAPKAAPIRTAPARTPAKAAPARTASTPARPGSGIGRPGLAAPGRSIAMKALGSGPSTRPGSAMSDASGGGFGLKRTAIARAPPPTPAPPPQQEDTGRTIPFTASDPNVRAHRLKRDATRWSLEPGNRADTLDYLHQQMEPVTSSDICHLMFSKDHRSEEDFMTALAVIAEFFDSETSGSFELHEDDLHAIQTANVDLALKYAAIRLLSNNTQLSTRCLEVLSNVLDNLTSDGARLSETEVRLFVPALVMKLGDPKFGPRLAPIFEGLDKLIPASQVVQMLVQYGLEDKAAGKTGKNESLSLIEKAYRKRGSVLRYDNRGFYEAVARCIQDQGTRQAALTLMGLLQLQGESRNLQSVVDGLPLAAKDMLANRRATLAAAKANSTGMARVTSDAGASSRSASPVPTAKSKIPGHGSPASRLSHDMTPQRSGTASPIGGRPASRGIPTTSRLAQPSAVRSIQPPSGLVRPGSQARRTAPNAEEEPRRPAAAARPSMMPLGRAPAPALSACAEIIEAIRTEDIEDAAEALKAASAMLEEDGQSFVTEARQLLDMLCWQLDQLGTDVISLLEQRNLRRVKHLMRTIHLTFGRANIVRRLKLDQLDKLFGGIRRHYAILEVWVEQEGDGIQAANDLRDYMSMVLSAIIATPPRDVVYTMLFDSLVALCKDQRPGNTDKHAASEIGVILQCTYKRVRSVDNDLRNSRIQAGTLLAIIENLLQVIPPVQWRRRPKQGLPHGDLPLRVIKTLLQRVIVYTKEINVGIYDLLQEQFGADADTTTVYSYIFRISSADDGSAPGPPATSPAIEAPLPRRRSNGTSERPMSVSSSGTRSSMGPDILAPPIQKSPSRDVSEAERLVRRLTDPRDSEQRLNELHAFMKASDSNETEARAAISAILNPAAQTFVWRALDRRSEAAEPRSPPPTSPVKGVRDLPSPPLSGLPAGLGSRRISGISGPSSGTSSATSSTTSAMVRPASMIDRTAPVDDQLAQLKAVFGRATSRHSGGTPTKSPTRPMSEIEPGTPRPSLPRPMSEFQPRGEM, from the exons ATGGAGGGTGACCCGCCCCCGGAGGAGGACTTTTCCCAGATTCCCCTCATCGAGCGGGGGGCACACAAG AACTGGAAGGCCCGCCTGAGCGCGTACAACGATGTCATCGCGGCATCAGCCAAGACCGCCTCGGACAGCGATCCCTTCTTCCGCCCATACCTCTCCGACCCCGCCCTTCT GAAGAAATGGTGCCTCGACGCAAACGCCATCGCACAGGAGAAGGGTGTCGAAGCAACGCTGGCGATTGTGACCGACAGCGGCGAGACCAGCGCCAA ACTTCGCCCCGAGATCGTCCCCGCGCTCGTGGAGAAGGTACTCGGCAGTATGCGCGCAGGCAccaagcgcaagggcgCTGACCTGTGCGCGATGTttgtcgaggtggagaacggaggcgagggcgtggtc ACGGACGTCATGGCCGGCCTGAATGCCAAGGCGCCCAAGGCGGTAGCTGGGGCAGTCAGCACCCTgaaggagctcgtcga gtcGTTTGGCGTGCAGGCACTGGGGAACGTCAAGCCGTTGCTCAAGGCACTGCCGAAGATCTTTGGACATAGCGACAAGAACGTCCGTGCCGAGGGGACAAGCCTCACACTCGCGCTGTACACTTTCCTCGGCCCAGCGCTCAAGCCCGcactcgccgacctcaagccCGTACAGGTCTCGGACTTGGAGAAGGCATTTGAGGGGCTCGATggggagggcaagggcgcCGGGACAGGCAAGCCGAGCCGGTATACGCGCAAGAtgcagcgcgagcgcgagatggccgaggcAGCCGGCGACGAtccagaggacgaggcgcccGAGGAGGCAGCAATCGACCCCATGTCACTCCTCGACCCCGTTGTTgtgctcgacctcttccCCGACGACGTAATGGAGCGCCTCGCTTCGACAAAGTGGAAAGACCGACTCGAGGCCTGCGAGGAGTGCAACAAGGTCCTCGCTGAGCCGCGGAACGCGCGCATCTCAGACGCTAATGTCGACGCGTACAGTCCTCTCGTGCAGCTCTTAGGTACCAAGTGTCACAAAGACGCCAACGTCAACGTCGTGATGGAAGCCGCGAAGCTGCTGGAGGGTCTCGCGCGCGGTCTCAAGAAGAGCTTCGGACGTTACAAGGGCGTCACGGTCACTGGGCTACTCGAACGACtcaaggagcgcaaggccgcagtcgtcgaggcgctcggcaaggcgctcgacgcgatTTTCTTGACT ACCACCCTTCCCGACGTCACCGAGGAGATCCTGACCGCGCTCAAGTCGAAGAACCCTCAGGTGAAGCAGGGCACGCTCGACTTCCTCCACCGCAGCCTGAAGGTCACGACCGAGCCCCCAGCCAAGGACCACATCAAGCCGATGGcggagcagctcgtcgcaCTCCTCAGCGACAGTGCCGAGCCGGTGCGTGCGGCGGCAGCCGAGTGTCTCGGCACGATGATGAAgatcctcggcgagcgcgcatTCAACCCCTACATCGAGAACGTGCCAGAGATCCAGCTtgccaaggtcaaggacgcgtTCGGAAGAGCGGAGATCAAGTACCGCCCCGGCGGCGTGAAGAAGCCTGTAGTGAAGCCAGTAGTGAAGGCGGCTCCCAAGGCTGCGCCAGTGAAGAAGGTCACTCCTCCCCCGGTGTCGCCACCCAGGCCAGCGGCTAAGACGAACGGTGGCGACGAAGAGCTGTTACAGGATTTCGCAGCCCCTCCACCGAAGAGGAAGCCACCTGCACGTCTGCTTGCGCGCATGAAGGCCGCCGCACCTGCTTCCGAGGAATCACCACCTTCATCACCAGGCAAGCCGCCCGCATCACCACCGCCCAAAGCTGCGCCCGTACGCAAGGTCGCGCCTCCTGCGGCCAAGCCATCACCAAAAGCGGCACCACCACCGGCCGCTGTTGGTTCGTCCAAGCCGGCAGCCAAGGGCGCCGCAAAGGCGTTAGCATCATCACCGTCCGAGCCTATCAAATACCGCTACACACCTGAAGACGCTGCGGCGCGTGCTGCCGACCTCGTACCTGCAAACTTCCACACCGCACTCGCTGATGGCGCATGGAAGATTCGCCTGGAAGGTGCGGACGAGATGGTCGCGTGGGTCAACGACGGTGGCGCAGAGCTGGTGGACAGTGAAATCATGATGCGTTTCCTCGGCAAGATGCCAGGATGGGGTGAGAAGAATTTCCAG GTGTTCGAGGTGATCAGATTATTCGCCGAGAAAAGCCCATCCTTCGGCAAGCCGGCGTCTGCGCTTGTCATCCCTGCGTTGACAGAGAAGCTGGGTGACCTGAAGCTCAAAAAGCcggctggcgacgcgctcggcgtaATCGCGGAGAAGACGTCACTTGCGTTCGTGCTGGCTCAGAGCTACGAGCCCCTCGGCAAGCAGAAGGCGCCGAAGGCGCAGGCAGACGCCCTCACGTGGATCAAGCAGCAGGTGATCGATTTCGGTATTGGGGGAATTCCCATGCGCGAGCTCATCTCGTTCATCAAGACTGCCCTTGGACACGCGAACGCGCTTGTGCGTTCAAGCGCGACACAGTTGCTTGTGCAGGTCAAGATCGGCGTAGGCGCTG ACATCTCTGGTTTCCTCGAGGATCTGAACCCGACTCTGTTGGGCACGATTAACAAGGAGTTTGACAAGGTCGCTTCGCAGGCGGCGCCCGAGCCGACGCGCGAGCAGGCAGACCTGCGTGAAGCCGCTGTTGGCCCAGGAAAGGGTGGCAAGGGCGGAGCGGATCCGTTGGACGACCTCATCCCGCGTGTAGACCTTGATAAGTTAGTCAACCAGACAaccgtcctcgccgactcgAAGAGCGACGCGTGGAAGGTGCGCAAGGAGGCGTTTGAGGCACTCGCTGCACTGCTTGACGTCAAATCGAACCAGCGCCTGAAGCCTAGCATGG gcgAGATTGGCACGGCATTGAAGCGCGCAATGACAGACACGAACCTCTCGGTCAAGATGCTTGCTCTGGGGATTACGTCCAAAATCGCGACCGGAATTGGCGCACCGTTCGACAAGTACTGTCGCCTACTGGTGCAGTCGGTCGCGATGGTCTGTGCCGACCAGAAGGCCATGACGCGGACGGTGGCTGTGGCAACACTCTCGGCTATGGCCGACGCCATCGGCTCCCTTGACCCAATGTACGCAGGTCTCGCCGCGTCATTGGAATCCACGAACCCCGCGCTTCGTGCGGCTGTGTTAGGATGGATCGCGGAGCGCCTTACTGCTGAGGCTCCAGGCCGCGGGGCTGACCTCGCTTGCCTTGCTGCACCTGTCATCTCCTGCCTCGAGGACCGGAATGGTGAGGTCCGCAAAGCGGCCGGCATAGTCCTTCccttcgtcgtcgccaacgccggTTTCGACTTTGTCATGGACCAGACGTCGGGCCTCAAGCCCGCCTCTCGATCTACGATCCTTCCCCTCATTCAGAACGCGCGCAGCGCTGGCAActcggccaaggccgcTCCTGAACCACCAGCAGCGCCAAAGGCTGCTCCTATCCGCACTGCACCGGCAAGGACGCCTGCCAAGGCCGCGCCTGCCAGGACTGCGTCTACACCCGCACGACCTGGTTCTGGAATCGGCCGACCAGGACTCGCTGCGCCAGGCCGCTCCATAGCGATGAAGGCGCTCGGCTCTGGACCATCAACACGCCCAGGGTCTGCCATGTCAGACGCGTCTGGAGGAGGCTTTGGACTCAAACGGACAGCGATTGCCCGtgccccgccgccaacacccgcgccaccaccacagCAGGAGGACACTGGACGTACGATTCCGTTCACTGCGTCCGATCCCAATGTCCGCGCCCACCGCCTCAAGCGCGATGCAACACGGTGGTCGCTCGAGCCAGGAAACCGTGCCGACACTCTCGACTACCTCCACCAACAAATGGAGCCGGTGACCAGCAGCGACATCTGCCACCTGATGTTCAGCAAGGACCACCGTTCCGAGGAGGATTTCATGACTGCGCTCGCCGTGATTGCTGAGTTCTTTGACTCTGAGACGTCGGGCAGCTTTGAGCTGCATGAGGACGACCTGCATGCCATCCAGACTGCGaacgtcgacctcgcgctcaagtACGCTGCCATCCGGTTGTTATCCAACAACACGCAGCTGAGCACCCGGTGTCTCGAGGTCCTCTCCAACGTTCTCGACAATCTCACAAGCGACGGCGCACGTCTCAGCGAAACCGAGGTGCGCCTCTTTGTGCCGGCGCTAGTAATGAAGCTTGGCGATCCGAAGTTCGGCCCTCGACTCGCGCCAATCTTCGAGGGGCTTGACAAGCTCATCCCAGCCAGCCAGGTCGTGCAGATGCTCGTGCAGTATgggctcgaggacaaggcAGCCGGCAAGACAGGCAAGAACGAGTCGCTCAGTCTGATCGAGAAGGCTTACCGCAAGCGTGGGAGCGTGTTGCGTTACGACAACCGCGGGTTTTACGAGGCAGTCGCGCGCTGTATCCAGGACCAGGGAACGCGGCAGGCGGCGTTAACGCTCATGGGGCTGTTGCAGCTCCAGGGCGAGTCGCGGAACCTCCAGTCTGTAGTTGACGGCCTGCCTCTCGCAGCGAAGGACATGTTGGCGAACCGCCGCGCCACACTGGCCGCGGCTAAGGCCAACAGCACTGGCATGGCGCGCGTCACGTCGGACGCAGGCGCCTCGTCAAGATCCGCGTCCCCAGTTCCGACTGCCAAGTCGAAGATCCCTGGTCACGGCTCACCTGCTTCCAGACTCTCCCACGACATGACACCACAACGCTCAGGGACTGCCTCGCCTATTGGAGGACGACCAGCGTCGCGCGGCATCccaacgacgtcgagatTAGCACAGCCTTCTGCTGTGCGGAGCATACAGCCACCATCTGGTCTCGTGCGTCCCGGGTCGCAGGCCCGGCGCACGGCTCCTaatgccgaggaggaaccACGAcgccctgctgctgccgctcGCCCGTCCATGATGCCCTTGGGCCGTGCACCGGCGCCCGCGCTGTCAGCTTGCGCCGAGATCATTGAGGCGATTCGCACCGAGGACATTGAGGAtgctgccgaggcgctcaaggctgcgtcggcgatgcttgaggaggacggccaGTCGTTTGTGACCGAGGCACGCCAGCTTCTCGACATGTTATGCTGGCAACTAGACCAGCTGGGGACGGACGTCATctcgctgctcgagcagcgcaaCCTCCGTCGCGTCAAGCACCTCATGCGCACCATCCACCTGACGTTTGGCCGTGCAAATATTGTCAGGAGATTGAAGCTCGACCAGCTTGATAAGCTTTTCGGCGGCATTCGGCGGCACTACGCCATACTCGAGGTGTGGGTTGAgcaggagggcgacggtATCCAGGCGGCAAATGACTTGCGTGACTACATGTCCATGGTGCTGAGCGCGATCATCGCAACACCGCCCCGCGATGTCGTGTACACAATGCTCTTCGACTCGCTTGTCGCACTCTGCAAGGACCAGCGTCCAGGCAACACGGACAAGCACGCGGCAAGCGAGATCGGCGTCATCCTCCAGTGCACGTACAAGCGCGTCCGGTCCGTCGACAATGATCTTCGGAATAGCCGCATCCAGGCCGGCACGCTGCTCGCTATCATCGAGAACTTACTGCAAGTGATCCCTCCGGTGCAgtggcgccgccgaccaAAGCAGGGCCTGCCGCATGGCGACTTACCGCTACGTGTCATCAAGACTCTCCTCCAGCGCGTGATCGTGTACACGAAGGAGATCAACGTCGGCATCTACGACCTGCTACAGGAACAGTTTGGCGCGGACGCCGACACCACGACTGTCTACTCATACATCTTCCGCATCT CCTCCGCAGATGATGGGTCCGCGCCGGGCCCGCCTGCAACGTCGCCCGCAATCGAGGCGCCGCTGCCTCGGAGACGTTCGAACGGCACGTCTGAGCGGCCGATGTCCGTTTCGTCCTCTGGCACGCGCTCATCCATGGGTCCCGACATCCTCGCGCCACCTATCCAGAAGAGCCCGTCTCGCGATGTCTCGGAAGCCGAGCGCCTTGTGCGCCGCCTCACGGACCCAAGGGATAGCGAGCAGCGCCTGAACGAGCTGCACGCGTTCATGAAGGCGAGCGACAGTAACGAGACCGAGGCGCGTGCCGCCATTTCTGCCATCCTGAACCCGGCCGCGCAGACGTTCGTCTGGCGTGCGCTGGACAGGCGgtccgaggccgccgaacCACGCTCCCCACCCCCTACTTCGCCCGTTAAGGGCGTGCGCGACCTACCGTCTCCGCCGCTCTCCGGACTCCCAGCCGGCCTCGGCTCACGGCGGATCAGCGGGATCTCGGGACCTAGCAGCGGAACATCCTCAGCGACGAGCAGTACGACGAGTGCCATGGTGCGCCCGGCAAGCATGATAGACCGCACTGCACCGGTCGATGACCAGCTGgcgcagctcaaggcggTGTTTGGCCGGGCTACGAGCAGACACTCTGGGGGGACACCGACGAAGAGCCCCACGAGACCGATGTCCGAGATCGAGCCTGGGACGCCACggccgtcgctgccgagACCAATGAGCGAGTTCCAGCCACGGGGGGAGATGTAG
- the URK1 gene encoding uncharacterized protein (Belongs to the uridine kinase family): MGGGAKPHSRRSTMSPRASFRGKNVVMASRGRAPWYTPDGQSVPAYVIGIAGGSSSGKTSVARAICKGLNNIPTVLILSQDAFYKYHTQEDIQQAMNNDFDFDHPDSIDMELFSQCLHDLKQGRATQIPVYSFQQHRKSLDLMEGIMALQAAEMRELYDLKVYVNCDSDLMLARRIRRDTVERGRDVNGILDQYLRFVKSSYDNFVQPSSKYADIIVPGHHNDTAIELLVTHLQKQLDARSLRFRRELVELDSMAPTPSEVLSVQLIPQTSQLLGIMTILRNANTKRGEFVFYADRLSTLIVEAALADLLRQPKDIRTANGVSFHGVDGDDSNIVGVSILRSGGPFANGLRRVIRDVPLGSMLIQSEPKSGEPLLLNLKLPLSLHSREKAGSMQVLLLDSQMGTGAAALMAIRVLLDHGVPESNITFLTFLVSRYAVHSVHRAFPSVRIVTAAVDDELDEVRLPIMPGHTLGEVSADGDFGARVVAMHDDVIDFDSDGGFDTPTGDALGNGLGAGLRFSRGERKEKLAWVVRPGMGHIGDRYYLA; encoded by the exons atgggaggaggcgccaAGCCCCATTCGCGTCggtcgacaatgtcgccgcgcgcctcgtTCCGCGGCAAGAACGTTGTCATGGcctcgcgcggccgcgcgccatGGTACACCCCCGACGGCCAATCTGTGCCGGCGTACGTGATCGGGATTGCGggcggctcgtcgtctgggAAG ACGTcggtcgcgcgcgcgatctGCAAGGGCCTGAACAACATTCCCACCGTCCTCATTCTGTCACAGGATGCGTTCTACAAGTACCACACGCAGGAGGACATTCAACAGGCCATGAACAACGACTTCGACTTTG ACCACCCGGACTCGATTGACATGGAGCTGTTCTCGCAG TGCCTTCACGACCTTAAGCAGGGGCGCGCGACCCAG ATTCCCGTGTATTCATTCCAACAACACCGCAAGTCCCTCGACCTGAT GGAAGGTATCATGGCGCTGCAGGCTGCTGAGATGCGTGAGCTGTACGACCTCAAGGTATACGTGAATTGTGATTCGGACCTCATGCTCGCGCGACGCATTCGGAGAGACACCGTCGAGCGTGGACGGGACGTGAACGGCATTTTGGATCAG TACCTGCGCTTCGTCAAGTCGAGCTACGACAACTTTGTGCAGCCGTCGTCCAAGTATGCGGACATT ATCGTCCCGGGTCACCACAACGACACGGCgatcgagctcctcgtgACACACCTCCAGAAACAGCTCGACGCGAGAAGTCTCAGGTtccgccgcgagctcgtggAGCTGGACAGCAtggcgccaacgccaagtGAGGTACTGAGTGTGCAGCTCATCCCGCAGACAAGCCAATTGCTT GGCATCATGACGATCCTGCGTAACGCCAACACGAAGCGCGGCGAGTTCGTCTTCTATGCCGACCGCCTGTCTACACTCATCGTCGAAgcggcgctcgccgacctcctccgccagcCCAAGGACATCCGGACTGCCAACGGCGTGTCCTTCCACGGCGTGGACGGTGACGACAGC AACATTGTCGGCGTGTCGATCCTCCGGTCTGGAGGCCCGTTCGCCAACGGACTCCGCCGCGTTATCCGTGACGTACCTTTGGGCAGTATGCTCATCCAGTCGGAACCCAAGTCTGGTGAACCCCTCCTCCTGAACCTCAAGCTTCCTTTGAGCCTGCACTCGAGAGAGAAGGCGGGGTCGATgcaggtcctcctcctcgactcgcAGATGGGCACGGGTGCTGCGGCGT TAATGGCGATCCGCGTGTTGCTTGACCACGGCGTTCCTG AATCCAACATCACATTCCTGACCTTCCTGGTCTCGCGGTACGCCGTACATAGCGTGCACCGCGCGTTCCCGTCTGTGCGGATCGTCACGGCCGCGGtagacgacgagctggacgaggtgcgccTCCCCATCATGCCAGGACACACTCTGGGCGAGGTGAGCGCTGATGGCGACTTTGGTGCACGCGTAGTTGCCATGCACGACGACGTGATCGACTTTGACAGCGACGGCGGGTTTGATACGCCAACTGGGGACGCGCTCGGTAATGGACTTGGAGCGGGTCTTCGGTTCTCGCGAggcgagaggaaggagaagctTGCCTGGGTCGTCCGACCGGGCATGGGGCATATTGG gGACCGCTATTACCTCGCCTAA
- a CDS encoding uncharacterized protein (Zinc finger, C2H2 type), with protein MDVLDLVNDTNQVGPGHDFLVRPFVCTFENCDRAFARKSDLARHFRIHTNERPFVCVYRGCGKAFIQRSALTVHTRVHTGERPHHCETCNKAFADSSSLARHRRIHTGKRPYGCKVPGCGRQFARRNTYLKHFKRQHPDLPPPTSSSVRALHMPNMGSRPFLGSAGSVPPSGSDSNDYGTPPSNVGPPHGYAASHPPEGAAYSYNGGFVNGMLHSSQLAPNQGAGLHPYFHPSHAEAQGHGSLSSLSHPGGSSDQGGQTTPGERPDVQYPHPGGHLGFNGASLQQNNLGVANGGGEGGEQSIFSYQENSVPRLPGQVGNPMSNSSFYYKQEAPGGGMRPFQPENGMMTQAPWGQVGGFNPSQLSLPPLNSGLQPSYQQQGGFHPQQQDQDAGAVKSEPKPSHSPVSDRANTPEGLVDVSSISAIKYPQSVPSYPPIATFTGLTHSHMPAPLLPNIPGGQPALHAVPPQMQRFHSAPIVPTINNNGWNNFEQFKATTPGAPGAPCFNDRMPLRRMPMTGEAWQQGPPPQPQPIDDGSHDASDAESASAKSAKTPAMAPRVPDWNPSPSFPTVRGAAQFRYPSAGSAASPGSSMLNAGPAPHSLPPMPGAFNINPPTSYFQPNASQGWTTVPHKDQPFVAPNMLARQSFMPPYMQHQNSQDSQLSISSDKLPMGRDRQASGVSSVGFGLANVTFDEGDASGDEDDKPWTPSVVGSPVIGEEELDSDEEDGAGDDDSDDDYVLGGKPKRKGSGGSGKRGRSRTIPRPAGSQQPQRRVLA; from the exons ATGGACGTTCTCGAC CTCGTAAACGACACCAACCAAGTCGGACCAGGACACGACTTTCTGGTGCGCCCCTTTGTCTGCACATTTGAGAACTGTGACCGCGCTTTTGCACGTAAGAGTGACCTCGCCCGTCACTTCCGAATCCACACCAATGAGAG GCCATTTGTCTGTGTCTACCGTGGATGCGGGAAAGCATTCATTCAGCGCTCTGCGTTGACTGTGCACACCCGTGTCCACACTGGTGAGCGCCCTCACCACTGCGAGACATGTAACAAGGCATTTGCCGACTCAAGTTCGCTGGCCCGCCACCGTCGTATCCA CACGGGCAAGCGTCCCTACGGATGCAAGGTTCCGGGATGTGGGCGCCAGTTTGCGCGTCGCAACACGTACCTCAAGCACTTTAAGCGTCAACATCCggaccttcctcctcccacctcgagctcggttCGTGCACTTCACATGCCAAACATGGGCTCGCGTCCATTCCTCGGGTCTGCCGGCTCTGTCCCTCCTTCGGGAAGCGACAGCAACGACTACGGGACACCTCCCTCTAACGTTGGACCCCCCCACGGCTACGCCGCCTCTCATCCGCCAGAGGGTGCGGCGTACTCCTACAACGGCGGGTTCGTCAACGGGATgctccactcctcccagCTCGCACCCAACCAAGGAGCAGGGCTCCACCCCTACTTCCACCCCAGCCATGCGGAAGCGCAAGGTCATGGttccctctcctcgctctcccacCCGGGTGGCAGTTCCGATCAGGGCGGCCAAACGACTCCGGGTGAGCGTCCCGACGTCCAGTATCCGCACCCAGGAGGGCACCTCGGCTTCAACGGTGCGTCGCTCCAGCAGAACAACCTCGGTGTCGCAAACGGTGGCGGTGAAGGTGGTGAGCAGTCCATCTTCTCGTACCAGGAAAACTCCGTCCCGCGTCTTCCAGGTCAAGTCGGAAACCCGATGAGCAACTCGTCCTTCTACTACAAACAGGAAGCTCCAGGCGGTGGTATGCGCCCGTTCCAGCCGGAAAATGGCATGATGACCCAGGCTCCTTGGGGCCAGGTTGGCGGTTTCAACCCCTCGCAGCTgtctctccctcctctcaaCTCGGGCCTCCAGCCGTCGTATCAGCAGCAGGGTGGGTTCCACCCACAACAACAGGACCAGGACGCTGGTGCTGTCAAGAGCGAGCCAAAGCCAAGTCACTCACCCGTCTCGGACCGTGCCAACACCCCCGAAGGCCTTGTCGATGTCAGCTCGATCTCCGCGATCAAGTACCCGCAGTCGGTGCCATCATACCCACCCATTGCGACGTTCACCGGGCTCACTCACAGCCACATGCCTgcccctctccttcccaaCATCCCTGGCGGGCAGCCGGCTCTGCACGCGGTTCCCCCGCAGATGCAGAGGTTCCACTCGGCTCCCATCGTCCCCACCATCAATAACAACGGATGGAACAACTTCGAGCAGTTCAAGGCGACGACTCCAGGCGCTCCCGGCGCACCCTGTTTCAACGACCGCATGCCTCTTCGTCGCATGCCCATGACCGGCGAGGCATGGCAGCAGGGcccaccaccccagccTCAGCCCATCGACGATGGCAGTCACGACGCGTCTgacgccgagtcggccTCTGCGAAGAGTGCCAAGACTCCTGCCATGGCTCCCCGCGTGCCAGACTGGAACCCTAGCCCCAGCTTCCCCACTGTTCGCGGTGCTGCCCAGTTCCGATACCCATCGGCTGGTTCAGCCGCCTCGCCAGGCTCGTCGATGCTCAACGCGGGCCCCGCGCCCCACTCTTTGCCACCAATGCCGGGGGCGTTTAACATCAACCCTCCCACTAGCTATTTCCAGCCCAACGCTTCCCAGGGCTGGACCACTGTCCCCCACAAGGACCAGCCCTTCGTCGCCCCCAACATGCTCGCTCGTCAGTCGTTCATGCCGCCCTACATGCAGCACCAGAACAGCCAGGACAGCCAGctgtccatctcgtcggACAAGCTGCCGATGGGCCGTGACCGCCAGGCCAGCGGTGTCTCGTCTGTCGGCTTTGGCCTCGCCAACGTCACCtttgacgagggcgacgcgtcgggcgacgaggacgacaagcCCTGGACACCGTCGGTGGTCGGCTCCCCCGTcattggcgaggaggagctcgactcggacgaggaggacggtgccggggacgacgactcggacgatGACTACGTCCTGGGCGGCAAGCCCAAACGCAAGGGCAGCGGCGGTAGCGGCAAGCGCGGGCGCAGTCGCACTATCCCCCGCCCGGCCGGCAGCCAACAGCCCCAGCGCCGAGTGCTCGCCTAA